A region of Natribaculum luteum DNA encodes the following proteins:
- a CDS encoding NADP-dependent malic enzyme: protein MGLDEDALEYHRIDPPGKIEISTTKPTNTQRDLSLAYSPGVATPCMEIHEDETEAFTYTAKGNLVGVVSNGSAVLGLGDIGAQASKPVMEGKGVLFKRFADIDVFDVELDEADPNKIVEAVKMMEPTFGGINLEDIKAPECFTVEERLREEMDIPVFHDDQHGTAIISGAALLNAADVAGKDLEDLEIVFSGAGASALATARFYVSLGARKENITMCDSSGIITRERARAGDVNEYKREFARDVPEGDLGDAMEGADVFVGLSVGGIVSQEMVASMGENPIIFAMANPDPEIGYHEAKEARDDDVIMATGRSDYPNQVNNVLGFPFIFRGALDVRATEINEEMKVAAARALADLAREDVPDAVVKAYGDEPLQFGPDYIIPKPVDPRVLFRVAPAVAQAAIDSGAARVDLEVDEYEEQLEARLGKSREMMRVVLNKAKSEPKRIALAEGDDEKMIRAAYQLQEQGIAHPVLIGDEDEIKRAAANLGLDFTPSVADPAAGDYEEYADRLYELRQRKGITRSEAEELVRRDTNYFGSVMVEQGDADALLTGLTHHYPSALRPPLQVIGTEPDANYAAGVYLLTFKNRVIFVADATVNQSPDEDVLAEVTKQTAKLARRFNVEPRAALLSYSNFGSVDNEGTRKPRRAASMLQDDPEVDFPVDGEMQADTAVVEDILTGTYEFSELEEPANVLVFPNLEAGNIGYKLLQRLGGAEAIGPMLVGMDKPVHVLQRGDEVKDIVNLAGVAVVDAQKE, encoded by the coding sequence ATGGGATTAGACGAGGACGCGTTGGAGTACCACCGCATCGATCCTCCAGGAAAGATCGAGATTTCGACGACGAAACCGACGAATACACAGCGCGACCTCTCGCTCGCGTACTCGCCCGGCGTCGCCACGCCGTGTATGGAAATCCACGAGGACGAGACGGAAGCGTTCACCTACACCGCAAAGGGGAACCTCGTGGGTGTCGTCTCGAACGGGTCGGCGGTGCTCGGACTCGGCGACATCGGTGCACAGGCGTCGAAGCCGGTGATGGAAGGGAAAGGCGTCCTGTTCAAGCGCTTTGCCGACATCGACGTGTTCGACGTCGAACTCGACGAGGCCGACCCGAACAAGATCGTCGAGGCGGTGAAGATGATGGAACCGACTTTCGGCGGGATCAATTTAGAGGACATCAAAGCGCCCGAGTGTTTCACCGTCGAGGAGCGCCTGCGCGAGGAGATGGACATTCCGGTCTTCCACGACGACCAGCACGGCACCGCCATCATCTCCGGGGCGGCGCTTCTCAACGCCGCCGACGTCGCCGGGAAAGACCTCGAGGACCTCGAGATCGTTTTCTCCGGCGCGGGCGCGAGCGCGCTCGCCACGGCTCGCTTCTACGTCTCGCTCGGGGCGAGAAAGGAGAACATCACGATGTGTGACTCCTCGGGAATCATCACCCGAGAACGCGCTCGTGCTGGCGACGTCAACGAGTACAAACGCGAGTTCGCCCGCGACGTGCCCGAGGGCGACCTCGGCGACGCGATGGAGGGGGCGGACGTCTTCGTCGGCCTCTCTGTCGGCGGCATCGTCAGCCAGGAGATGGTCGCCTCGATGGGCGAAAACCCGATCATCTTCGCGATGGCCAACCCTGACCCCGAGATCGGCTACCACGAGGCCAAGGAGGCCCGTGACGACGACGTCATCATGGCGACCGGTCGATCGGACTACCCGAACCAGGTCAACAACGTCCTCGGGTTCCCGTTTATCTTCCGTGGCGCGCTCGACGTGCGCGCGACGGAGATCAACGAGGAGATGAAAGTCGCCGCCGCCCGGGCGCTCGCCGACCTCGCGCGGGAGGACGTCCCCGACGCGGTCGTCAAAGCCTACGGCGACGAACCCCTCCAGTTCGGTCCCGACTACATCATCCCGAAACCGGTCGACCCGCGCGTGCTGTTCCGCGTCGCCCCCGCCGTCGCCCAGGCGGCGATCGACTCCGGTGCCGCCCGCGTCGACCTCGAGGTCGACGAGTACGAGGAGCAACTCGAGGCTCGCCTGGGCAAGTCCCGCGAGATGATGCGGGTCGTGCTCAACAAGGCCAAGAGCGAACCCAAGCGCATCGCGCTCGCGGAGGGCGACGACGAGAAGATGATCCGCGCTGCCTACCAGCTCCAGGAACAGGGGATCGCTCACCCCGTTCTCATCGGCGACGAAGACGAGATCAAACGGGCCGCGGCGAACCTGGGGCTCGATTTCACCCCGTCCGTCGCCGATCCCGCGGCCGGCGACTACGAGGAGTACGCCGATCGACTGTACGAACTGCGCCAGCGCAAGGGGATCACGCGCTCCGAGGCGGAGGAACTCGTCCGCAGGGACACCAACTACTTCGGGAGCGTGATGGTCGAGCAAGGTGACGCGGACGCGCTGTTGACGGGGCTGACCCACCACTACCCGTCGGCGCTGCGGCCGCCGCTGCAGGTGATCGGGACGGAACCCGACGCGAACTACGCCGCCGGCGTCTACCTGCTCACGTTCAAGAATCGCGTGATCTTCGTGGCAGACGCGACGGTCAACCAGTCGCCTGACGAGGACGTGCTGGCCGAGGTGACCAAACAGACCGCAAAGCTTGCCCGCCGGTTCAACGTCGAGCCGCGTGCGGCCCTGCTCTCGTACTCGAACTTCGGCAGCGTCGACAACGAGGGCACCCGCAAGCCCCGCCGGGCGGCCTCGATGCTCCAGGACGACCCCGAGGTCGACTTCCCCGTCGACGGCGAGATGCAGGCCGACACCGCCGTCGTCGAGGACATCCTCACCGGGACCTACGAGTTCTCCGAACTCGAGGAGCCCGCCAACGTGCTCGTCTTCCCGAACCTCGAGGCGGGCAACATCGGCTACAAACTGCTCCAGCGGCTGGGCGGTGCCGAGGCGATCGGCCCGATGCTCGTGGGAATGGACAAGCCCGTCCACGTCCTCCAGCGCGGCGACGAGGTCAAAGACATCGTCAACCTCGCGGGCGTGGCGGTCGTCGACGCCCAGAAGGAGTAA
- a CDS encoding MBL fold metallo-hydrolase, with protein MSTSTADDRPESTDREVADGVYRFGTRRINWYVLEADDGLTVVDAGLPAHWPQLGDWLAENGYEFDDVAALVLTHADADHVGFASDLVDRNVPVYCHPDDLPLLRGQPQGAPGWFYRNLWRPGFFVYAVEMIRDGVTAVEPLADAEPLADGDVLPVPGEPRVIFAPGHTRGSCALYVENRDVLFCGDVLATRNIFTGREGDPQLLGSADEDHDEARASLTRLEGLGSVTLLPGHGNPWRGEIDAALSLAR; from the coding sequence ATGAGCACATCGACGGCCGACGATCGCCCCGAGTCGACGGATCGCGAGGTGGCCGATGGCGTCTACCGATTCGGCACGCGTCGAATCAACTGGTACGTCCTCGAGGCGGACGACGGGTTGACCGTCGTCGACGCGGGCCTCCCGGCGCACTGGCCGCAGCTCGGCGACTGGCTCGCCGAAAACGGCTACGAGTTCGACGACGTCGCCGCCCTCGTGTTGACTCACGCGGACGCCGACCACGTCGGCTTCGCCAGCGATCTGGTCGACCGGAACGTGCCCGTCTACTGCCATCCGGACGACCTGCCTCTCCTTCGCGGCCAGCCACAGGGCGCCCCCGGATGGTTCTACCGAAACCTCTGGCGGCCCGGGTTCTTCGTGTACGCCGTCGAGATGATCCGCGACGGCGTCACGGCCGTCGAACCGCTCGCCGACGCCGAGCCACTCGCCGACGGGGACGTCCTCCCCGTGCCCGGCGAACCGCGCGTGATCTTTGCCCCCGGTCACACCCGCGGGTCGTGCGCGCTGTACGTCGAGAACCGCGACGTCCTGTTCTGTGGCGACGTGCTCGCGACGCGGAACATCTTCACCGGCCGGGAGGGAGATCCGCAGCTACTCGGTTCCGCCGACGAGGACCACGACGAAGCCAGGGCGTCGCTCACCCGACTCGAGGGGCTGGGTTCGGTGACGCTCCTGCCCGGCCACGGAAATCCGTGGCGTGGCGAGATCGACGCGGCACTCTCCCTCGCGCGCTGA
- the dacZ gene encoding diadenylate cyclase DacZ — protein MAGLDDVFGDLFSGIDGVVLFSPSGSYYERFEDLEDLDVIVIGTENTVGAETFVELPLEFADITDRVRFGLEGGIDDGVIEDGDVLVCATSVFDDGIDTVSRVRADADAHTGIYDLFARSRADPEVIRSVLELAIELGKKGQKGKPVGALFVVGDAGKVMNKSRPLSYNPFEKSHVHVGDPIVNVMLKEFSRLDGAFVISDSGKIVSAYRYLEPSAEGVDIPKGLGARHMAGGAITRDTNAIAIVLSESDGLVRAFKGGELILEVDPEAY, from the coding sequence ATGGCCGGGCTAGACGACGTGTTTGGAGATCTTTTTTCGGGAATCGACGGCGTCGTCCTCTTCTCACCGAGTGGATCGTACTACGAGCGGTTCGAAGACCTCGAGGACCTCGATGTGATCGTCATCGGGACGGAGAACACCGTCGGGGCCGAGACGTTCGTCGAGTTACCACTCGAGTTCGCAGACATCACCGACCGGGTCCGGTTCGGACTCGAGGGTGGGATCGACGATGGCGTCATCGAAGACGGTGACGTGCTGGTGTGTGCGACGAGCGTCTTCGACGACGGGATCGACACCGTCTCGCGCGTGAGAGCCGACGCAGACGCACACACCGGAATCTACGACCTGTTCGCCAGGTCGCGAGCCGATCCCGAGGTGATCCGGTCGGTCCTCGAGTTGGCGATCGAACTGGGAAAGAAAGGACAGAAGGGCAAGCCCGTCGGCGCGCTGTTCGTGGTCGGCGACGCGGGGAAAGTGATGAACAAGTCTCGACCGCTGTCGTACAACCCCTTCGAGAAGTCCCACGTCCACGTCGGCGACCCGATCGTGAACGTCATGCTAAAGGAGTTCTCGCGGCTCGACGGCGCGTTCGTCATCTCTGACTCGGGGAAGATCGTTTCGGCCTACCGGTACCTCGAGCCGTCGGCGGAAGGCGTCGACATCCCGAAGGGCCTCGGCGCGCGCCACATGGCCGGCGGGGCGATTACCCGGGACACGAACGCGATCGCGATCGTCCTCTCGGAGAGCGACGGACTGGTACGGGCGTTCAAAGGCGGAGAGCTGATTCTGGAGGTCGATCCGGAGGCATACTGA
- a CDS encoding 30S ribosomal protein S8e: protein MQDQGRSTRKRTGGRLKHSRNRKKSELGRLPTETQVGEPRFRTVDVRGNGEKTRALATNEANVNVGSETVTTTINDVVENDANPNYVRRNIITKGAVIDTDEGRARVTSRPGQTGQVNAVLLE, encoded by the coding sequence ATGCAAGACCAGGGACGCTCTACGCGAAAGCGAACCGGTGGCCGACTCAAGCACTCCCGGAACCGCAAGAAGTCCGAACTCGGACGGCTCCCGACCGAGACGCAGGTCGGCGAACCCCGCTTCCGGACCGTCGACGTTCGCGGAAACGGTGAGAAAACGCGCGCGCTCGCGACGAACGAGGCGAACGTCAACGTCGGCAGCGAGACCGTGACGACGACGATAAACGACGTCGTCGAGAACGACGCTAACCCCAACTACGTCCGCCGGAACATCATCACGAAAGGTGCCGTCATCGACACCGACGAGGGTCGTGCCCGCGTCACCTCCCGTCCCGGTCAGACCGGACAGGTCAACGCGGTCCTGCTCGAGTAA
- a CDS encoding phosphopantetheine adenylyltransferase, with protein sequence MDVALGGTFDPVHDGHRRLFERAFELGDVTVGLTSDELAPKTRHVDRYVRSYDERKRDLESELEQYAAEHDQEFEVRTLSEPTGIATEPQFDYLIVSPETVDGGKRINELRRERGHDPLEIVVVPHVLAEDGDIISSTRIVQGEIDEHGALTPDRDGREKTRT encoded by the coding sequence ATGGACGTCGCGCTCGGTGGGACGTTCGACCCCGTTCACGACGGTCACAGGCGGTTGTTCGAACGGGCGTTCGAACTCGGAGACGTAACCGTCGGCCTGACGAGCGACGAGCTCGCGCCGAAGACTCGTCACGTCGACCGGTACGTCAGATCGTACGACGAACGAAAGCGTGACCTCGAGTCGGAACTCGAACAGTACGCGGCCGAACACGACCAGGAGTTCGAGGTCCGAACGCTCTCGGAACCGACTGGAATCGCGACCGAACCGCAGTTCGACTACCTGATCGTCTCACCCGAGACAGTCGACGGCGGCAAGCGAATCAACGAACTCCGGCGCGAACGGGGACACGATCCGCTCGAGATCGTCGTCGTTCCGCACGTCCTCGCCGAAGACGGCGACATCATCTCGAGTACGCGCATCGTTCAGGGAGAGATCGACGAGCACGGTGCCCTCACGCCGGATCGCGACGGTCGCGAGAAGACGCGCACCTGA
- a CDS encoding mechanosensitive ion channel family protein has protein sequence MVDVQALVDEPAIIATAVLALGFVIGYLVGRLNKELLSAAGVPEAVEGTPFERTAQSLGTSTVEIVARLSSWFIYGIAVLTAVHIAQLLDTNAFWLRVTEYIPHVFIAVFVLIIGFIVADKSELVVSEYLRGVKLPEVSIIPKAVKYSVLYVTFLIALSQVGVRVLALMILLTVYAAGVVIVGAFAFKDFLVSSAVGIYLLLEQPYSIGDRVRIGDRAGIVQEVDLFVTKVESDSEEYVIPNRQVFDEGITRIRD, from the coding sequence ATGGTAGACGTGCAGGCTCTGGTCGACGAGCCGGCGATCATAGCGACCGCAGTGTTGGCGCTCGGGTTCGTCATCGGGTATCTCGTCGGCCGACTGAACAAGGAGCTGTTGAGTGCAGCGGGCGTCCCGGAGGCCGTCGAGGGGACGCCGTTCGAACGGACGGCACAGTCGCTCGGAACCTCGACGGTCGAAATCGTCGCGCGACTGAGTTCGTGGTTCATCTACGGCATCGCCGTGCTCACGGCCGTCCACATCGCCCAGCTGCTCGATACGAACGCGTTCTGGCTGCGCGTCACCGAGTACATCCCACACGTTTTCATCGCCGTCTTCGTCCTCATCATCGGTTTCATCGTCGCCGACAAGTCGGAACTCGTCGTCAGCGAGTACCTCCGGGGCGTCAAACTGCCGGAGGTATCGATCATTCCGAAGGCGGTGAAGTACTCCGTGCTGTACGTCACCTTCCTCATCGCCCTCTCGCAGGTGGGCGTTCGGGTTCTCGCGCTGATGATCCTGCTTACGGTGTACGCCGCCGGCGTCGTCATCGTCGGCGCGTTCGCGTTCAAAGACTTCCTCGTCTCGAGTGCGGTCGGGATCTACCTGCTGCTCGAACAACCCTACAGCATCGGGGATCGAGTACGGATCGGCGATCGGGCGGGAATCGTCCAGGAGGTCGACCTCTTCGTGACGAAAGTCGAGTCCGACTCCGAGGAGTACGTCATCCCGAACCGGCAGGTGTTCGACGAGGGAATCACCCGGATCCGGGACTGA
- a CDS encoding transcription initiation factor IIB family protein: MYSARERVKYDDWLTELEQVADRLELSSEARSCAVDLFLADVPDADRSKRAALAASVYAGALVAGDGRTQGEVADAADVSRLSIQQRWKDLLEIAGLEPPQW; this comes from the coding sequence ATGTACAGCGCTCGAGAGCGCGTCAAATACGACGACTGGCTGACGGAACTCGAACAGGTTGCCGACAGACTCGAGCTGTCGTCCGAGGCGCGATCGTGTGCGGTCGATCTCTTCCTCGCCGACGTGCCGGACGCCGACCGATCGAAACGGGCTGCGCTCGCGGCCAGCGTCTACGCCGGGGCGCTCGTCGCTGGCGACGGTCGGACGCAAGGCGAGGTCGCCGACGCCGCGGACGTCTCCCGACTGTCGATCCAGCAGCGGTGGAAAGATCTCCTCGAGATCGCCGGGCTCGAGCCACCGCAGTGGTGA